One window of Campylobacter avium LMG 24591 genomic DNA carries:
- the cysK gene encoding cysteine synthase A, with amino-acid sequence MAVYKNISEMIGNTPLISLSGFATNLYGKCEFLNPSHSIKDRAAYAMLKKALDENIINKDTVIIECTSGNMGISLAMICASLNLKFIAVMPESMSLERRKMILLFGATLELTPASEGMKGAHNKALELRDKIDNSFIPSQFENMANKNAHRNGTALEILRDLDNKIDIFVAGFGTGGTISGVGEVLKEKLPSVKIVAVEPEASPLLSQNKTGPHKIQGIGANFLPAILNKDVIDEIKTVSNENAIDTARKLARNGIMVGISSGANVFVASEIARQNPDKIVVTMLNDTAERYISTDLFADLS; translated from the coding sequence ATGGCTGTTTATAAAAATATAAGTGAAATGATAGGCAATACGCCACTTATTTCTTTATCCGGTTTTGCTACCAATTTGTATGGAAAATGTGAATTTCTTAACCCTAGCCATTCCATAAAGGATAGAGCTGCTTATGCTATGCTTAAAAAAGCTTTAGATGAGAATATTATAAATAAAGATACAGTTATTATAGAATGTACAAGCGGAAATATGGGTATTTCCTTAGCGATGATTTGTGCGAGTTTGAATTTGAAATTTATAGCCGTAATGCCTGAATCTATGAGTTTAGAAAGAAGAAAAATGATACTTTTATTTGGGGCAACTTTAGAGCTCACTCCTGCTAGCGAGGGCATGAAAGGAGCTCATAACAAGGCTTTAGAGCTTAGAGATAAGATAGATAATTCTTTTATACCGTCTCAATTTGAAAACATGGCCAATAAAAACGCACACAGAAACGGCACCGCCTTAGAAATCCTAAGAGATTTGGATAATAAAATAGACATCTTTGTCGCAGGTTTTGGCACAGGTGGAACTATAAGCGGAGTAGGCGAGGTTTTAAAAGAGAAACTACCTTCTGTAAAAATAGTAGCGGTTGAGCCTGAAGCTTCGCCTTTGTTATCTCAAAACAAGACTGGTCCTCATAAAATTCAAGGCATAGGCGCTAATTTCCTACCAGCTATACTAAACAAAGATGTGATAGATGAGATAAAAACCGTTAGCAATGAAAATGCCATAGATACCGCAAGGAAACTAGCAAGAAATGGCATTATGGTTGGAATTTCAAGCGGGGCGAATGTTTTTGTTGCAAGTGAGATAGCTAGGCAAAATCCAGATAAGATAGTTGTTACTATGCTAAATGACACCGCTGAGAGATACATCTCAACCGATTTGTTTGCGGATTTATCTTAA